A DNA window from Macadamia integrifolia cultivar HAES 741 chromosome 4, SCU_Mint_v3, whole genome shotgun sequence contains the following coding sequences:
- the LOC122076841 gene encoding espin-like encodes MPPSYFPLRWESTGDQWWYASPIDWAAANGHYDLVRELLHLDTNQLIKLTSLRRIRRLETVWDDEAQFKDVAKCRSQVARKLFLESESKRGSNSLIRAGYGGWLIYTAASAGDSGFVKELLDRDPLLVFGEGEFGVTDILYAAARSKNSGVFRLLFDFAVSPRYLMSSGGEMEEQPKEVPSVFRWEMVNRAVHAAARGGNLEILRELLADCSDVLAYRDLQGSTILHAASGRGQVEVVKYLVASFDIITSIDSQGNTALHMAAYRGHLDVLDTLILASPSSISLKNNVGDTFLHMAVAGFRSPGFRRLDQQIELMKQLVCGKIMNMRDVINIRNCEGRTALHMAVLENIHSNLVELLMRIPSIDLNQRDVYGMTPLDLLRQRPKSPSSELLIKQLISAGGISNCQDYMARSAIVSHLKMQGIGSSPGTSFKISDAEIFLYTGIENALEAGGDLGSATCSSERSNFDSVDGSHSSFDNKRSRSVNYAARRLKILLRWPRRKEKKPEALKKMRDDNSVGSCKKWSDMEDTPTPLRQRFSKPSSLPNNKRALSVRSSLPSPSSKKKFAAGLRQGVIQAMPHLVVPARSTTSSFSASPIPSPTSSDKQKGMHTRNGSADPSCSNQSLIGGAVDMSQKQTSVNKRLMNQYFCFGTHSLAVEDPMRGPQSNQGYKRSVLSMA; translated from the exons ATGCCTCCTTCATACTTCCCTCTGAGGTGGGAGAGCACGGGAGACCAGTGGTGGTACGCTTCCCCAATCGACTGGGCTGCTGCCAACGGCCACTATGACCTGGTCCGGGAGCTCCTCCACCTCGACACCAACCAACTCATCAAGCTTACCTCCCTCAGGCGAATTCGCCGCCTAGAGACTGTCTGGGACGACGAAGCCCAGTTCAAGGACGTCGCCAAGTGTCGTTCTCAAGTTGCTCGGAAGCTATTCCTAGAATCTGAGAGCAAGAGGGGAAGCAATTCCCTCATACGTGCCGGCTACGGTGGATGGCTTATATACACTGCTGCCTCCGCTGGGGACTCAGGTTTTGTGAAGGAACTGCTTGACAGAGACCCTCTCTTAGTCTTTGGGGAAGGAGAGTTTGGTGTTACTGATATTTTATATGCTGCTGCCAGGAGCAAGAATTCCGGGGTGTTTAGGCTCCTCTTTGATTTTGCAGTATCGCCTAGGTATTTGATGAGCAGTGGAGGAGAAATGGAGGAACAACCAAAGGAGGTTCCATCGGTGTTTAGGTGGGAGATGGTGAACAGGGCTGTTCATGCTGCAGCTAGAGGAGGTAACTTGGAGATCCTCAGGGAGCTTCTTGCAGATTGCTCTGATGTCTTGGCTTATAGGGATCTTCAGGGTTCTACTATCTTGCATGCGGCCTCCGGCAGGGGACAAGTTGAG GTCGTCAAGTATCTAGTGGCATCCTTTGATATCATCACTTCAATTGACAGTCAAGGAAACACAGCATTGCATATGGCTGCTTACAGGGGACACTTAGACGTGTTAGACACTCTAATTCTTGCATCTCCATCATCCATCTCTTTGAAAAACAATGTGGGGGATACCTTCCTACATATGGCTGTGGCTGGTTTCCGATCTCCAGGTTTCCGAAGGTTGGACCAACAGATTGAGCTCATGAAGCAGTTGGTCTGTGGAAAGATAATGAATATGCGAGATGTCATTAATATCAGAAACTGTGAAGGAAGAACTGCCCTTCATATGGCTGTTCTCGAGAATATTCACTCTAACCTTGTGGAACTCCTAATGAGGATACCATCAATTGATCTAAACCAACGTGATGTATATGGCATGACGCCGCTCGATCTTCTCAGACAACGGCCAAAATCTCCATCGTCTGAATTACTGATTAAACAGTTGATCTCAGCTGGTGGAATCTCCAATTGTCAGGACTATATGGCTAGAAGTGCCATCGTTTCTCACCTAAAGATGCAAGGTATTGGAAGTAGTCCTGGAACTTCCTTCAAAATCTCTGATGCAGAGATATTTTTGTACACAGGCATTGAAAATGCTCTGGAAGCTGGTGGTGATCTGGGAAGTGCAACATGCTCAAGTGAACGGAGTAACTTTGACTCTGTTGATGGGAGCCATAGCTCTTTTGATAATAAAAGGTCTCGTTCTGTAAACTATGCAGCAAGGCGTCTAAAGATTCTCCTCCGCTGGCCGAGGCGAAAGGAGAAGAAACCTGAAGctttgaagaagatgagagatgatAATTCAGTAGGATCATGTAAGAAATGGAGTGATATGGAGGACACTCCGACTCCACTCAGGCAGAGATTCTCAAAGCCTTCATCGCTTCCTAACAACAAAAGGGCTCTTTCTGTCAGGAGTAGTCTTCCAAGTCCATCGAGCAAGAAGAAGTTTGCTGCAGGACTAAGGCAAGGTGTTATTCAGGCCATGCCACATTTAGTTGTTCCCGCCCGATCAACTACCAGTTCTTTCTCCGCATCACCAATTCCTTCACCTACCTCCTCGGATAAACAAAAGGGCATGCATACTAGAAATGGAAGTGCAGATCCCTCTTGCTCTAATCAATCTCTAATTGGTGGAGCAGTGGACATGAGCCAAAAACAAACCTCAGTCAATAAGAGGCTGATGAACCAGTACTTCTGTTTTGGTACACACAGCTTGGCTGTAGAAGATCCTATGAGGGGGCCACAGTCAAACCAGGGTTACAAGCGTTCGGTTCTATCAATGGCTTGA